A region from the Mycoplasmopsis bovigenitalium genome encodes:
- the rplU gene encoding 50S ribosomal protein L21, translated as MLAIIETGGKQILVKEGQTIFIEKIEGEEGSKVKFDKVLLVGDKIGKPYLEKAYVEGVIQKQGKSKKIIVYRHNAKSTHKRKLGHRQPYTRVEVQKIVG; from the coding sequence ATGTTAGCTATTATTGAAACTGGAGGCAAACAAATTTTAGTCAAAGAAGGACAAACCATTTTCATTGAAAAAATTGAAGGTGAAGAAGGATCAAAAGTTAAATTTGACAAGGTTTTACTAGTTGGAGATAAAATTGGTAAACCATATCTTGAAAAAGCTTATGTTGAAGGAGTAATCCAAAAACAAGGCAAAAGCAAAAAAATTATTGTATACCGTCACAATGCTAAATCAACTCACAAAAGAAAACTTGGACACCGTCAACCTTACACACGTGTTGAAGTTCAAAAAATAGTAGGTTAA
- the rpmA gene encoding 50S ribosomal protein L27, with amino-acid sequence MAHTKAGGSTRNGRDSRGQRLGIKLGDGQYCTAGSIIFRQRGTKIFPGTNAGIGKDDTIYALISGYVKFEKRRNRTYASVYEQRVVTQKNN; translated from the coding sequence ATGGCACACACGAAAGCCGGTGGTTCTACCAGAAACGGTCGTGATAGTCGCGGCCAAAGACTTGGCATTAAGTTAGGTGATGGACAATACTGTACAGCAGGGTCAATTATTTTCCGTCAAAGAGGAACAAAAATTTTCCCAGGCACAAACGCAGGTATTGGTAAAGATGATACAATTTATGCTTTAATTTCAGGATATGTAAAATTTGAAAAACGTAGAAATCGTACATATGCCTCTGTATATGAACAAAGAGTTGTTACACAAAAAAACAACTAA
- a CDS encoding DNA-processing protein DprA, which translates to MNDILLYFSYINKGNNYEIFKDLIKKKKVTESQIIQIKKILESANLKYITVFDKEYPEAFKKLKYAPYVIYYRGDLNILNNPLVCMTGDVENMATEKYLDNSFDSMSRQFNLVTSDFTKFDRKIAKMFNLVNKGVIHILASGHKYLPKEMENDLDLFISQYPPDVNPKYIRFKERNALISVLADNLVIYGSKNASGIINLANYFVELGKEVFCYPSVDLEDGNNYLLKNGANLITHVADLMNYN; encoded by the coding sequence ATGAACGATATATTATTGTACTTTTCATACATAAACAAAGGAAACAACTACGAAATATTCAAAGATTTAATCAAAAAGAAAAAAGTTACAGAATCACAAATAATTCAAATTAAAAAAATTTTAGAAAGCGCTAATTTGAAATACATAACAGTTTTTGACAAAGAATACCCAGAAGCATTTAAAAAACTTAAGTATGCACCATATGTAATTTATTATCGAGGAGATTTAAATATATTAAATAACCCTTTAGTCTGCATGACTGGCGATGTAGAGAATATGGCAACAGAAAAATATTTGGACAATTCATTCGATTCAATGAGTAGACAATTTAATTTGGTTACAAGTGACTTTACTAAATTTGACCGAAAGATTGCTAAAATGTTTAATTTGGTCAATAAAGGTGTAATCCATATTTTAGCAAGCGGCCATAAATATTTGCCAAAAGAAATGGAGAATGATTTAGATTTATTTATTTCACAATATCCACCAGATGTAAATCCAAAATATATAAGATTTAAGGAAAGAAATGCGCTAATATCTGTTTTAGCTGACAATTTAGTTATTTATGGGTCCAAGAATGCCTCAGGAATAATAAATTTAGCTAATTATTTTGTTGAATTAGGCAAAGAAGTGTTTTGTTATCCAAGTGTTGATTTAGAGGATGGCAATAATTATTTACTAAAAAATGGCGCAAATTTAATAACACACGTAGCAGATTTAATGAATTACAATTAA
- a CDS encoding YitT family protein: MNTNKSTQKTTESSSVKKLNQKIKDYKMGSYVYGNQNPNEQGIKKRNLLTYLTRTFFMFVSALLFSFGVIVFLQRSETIPSGLSGIPMLITLVFKKTEPYFALMYLGINIPLFCAFATKIKKTFILHTLEFMIFQIIINFALSFEFNGANSSAAHWLIKVFNVAPGWSRDIMINGQTYENPTTWPILVNGAIGSIFVGASISLAWKFGGSTGGTDIVAYYFSTKKQKSVGSILSAIALMTSITFLLIFAFAKPHNNAVAVEIVEGSKVYTPTKFKVIVGMREVTSFLYIAVVNLLVGLLYPKYKKVEIQISCSPNSEIVLNYFKDIQYWHAFSIEKSISGFSNEEVIKIKTTMLYLEARNIIKDIRNICPNVWISVKPVHQIIGKFNTQYVDES; encoded by the coding sequence ATGAATACTAATAAATCAACACAAAAGACAACCGAATCATCTTCAGTTAAAAAGCTGAATCAAAAAATTAAAGACTACAAAATGGGCTCATATGTTTATGGCAATCAAAACCCTAATGAACAAGGCATCAAAAAAAGAAATTTATTAACTTATTTGACGCGAACATTCTTTATGTTTGTTTCGGCATTATTATTTAGTTTTGGTGTTATTGTTTTCTTGCAAAGGTCCGAAACTATACCATCTGGACTTTCGGGAATCCCAATGTTGATAACTTTAGTTTTTAAAAAAACTGAACCATATTTTGCCTTAATGTATCTTGGTATAAATATTCCTTTATTTTGTGCTTTTGCCACTAAAATAAAGAAAACATTTATTTTGCATACTCTTGAATTCATGATTTTTCAAATAATAATTAATTTTGCATTGAGTTTTGAGTTTAATGGAGCTAACTCATCAGCAGCACATTGACTAATCAAAGTATTTAATGTTGCTCCGGGTTGGTCAAGGGATATAATGATTAATGGACAAACCTATGAAAATCCAACTACCTGACCAATTTTGGTTAATGGGGCAATTGGGTCAATATTTGTTGGTGCATCAATCTCGCTAGCTTGAAAATTTGGTGGCTCAACGGGGGGGACTGATATTGTTGCTTACTATTTTTCAACTAAAAAACAAAAAAGTGTAGGTTCAATATTGAGTGCAATTGCGCTAATGACTTCAATTACCTTTCTACTTATATTTGCATTTGCAAAACCACATAATAATGCAGTAGCAGTAGAAATAGTAGAAGGCAGCAAGGTTTATACTCCAACCAAATTTAAAGTTATTGTTGGTATGAGAGAAGTTACATCCTTTTTATACATAGCAGTCGTTAACTTGTTGGTTGGTTTGCTGTATCCAAAATACAAAAAAGTTGAAATTCAAATATCTTGCTCTCCGAATTCTGAAATTGTATTAAATTACTTTAAAGATATTCAATATTGACATGCGTTTTCAATTGAAAAATCAATAAGCGGCTTCAGTAATGAAGAGGTAATTAAAATCAAAACAACAATGCTTTATTTAGAAGCTCGTAATATAATAAAAGATATACGAAATATTTGCCCAAATGTCTGAATTAGTGTTAAACCTGTTCACCAAATTATCGGCAAGTTCAACACTCAATATGTTGATGAATCTTAA
- a CDS encoding AAA family ATPase — MKLIRVQAHGFKSFADPISLTFDGGVAGIVGPNGSGKSNINDAIRWVLGERSAKELRGDKMDDVIFQGSQTAKPMDRAEVTLTFDNKDGKNSIPHETFTISRVLERGSGTNKYYLNGEECRQKDILEIAMESGIGKSSLAIISQGTVSDIAQSTPEQRKSIFEEAAGVSKYKFKKKEAISKLEKTQSNLDIIEAKIKEIERTLIPLRKQAEKAKIYIEKSEELRDVEVGLLVDNIQRFGDIYEKLNIELEGVAESKSDLEERIKQTDSKIGQNHSFKIELENDIESLNNELKEVESRLKSIEIALSQETAREKLIEQGEIEVNKEERIKAFKKLATTYTSEIKNIDNQIEVLKIRIHENAQGLKETENEILKLNTAKSAKETDLIKVKSRLDILKQQKENNTMLYKGTKTIIENKAYFGKPLKGTVADLIKVEPEYIRAIDAVLSSATQHLVVDKSETAVKAVNFLKSNDGGRATFIPLTSIQPKSVRDDHLLGIQGHIGFVAVAADLVNTEPEFDVLKRFLLGNVIVASDIDNANKISNILERRYMIVTLDGDTIRAGGIIVGGAKDKSESLLGFDEKIKEFEKIIPGLNAQIQLLLTKINEAKNKRSQAYEFDTNLKAKISALDSSRATKRSDLDQLEIKLASLNAKIEELDQNQIEKDEKGRNDFASLNTKKDTIEATLFAKRQSYKKLMSEIDQLQLTKDDYSSTLNNLIRSFADKITEKERSQMKVETSRERLASQYKLTFDAAADSYKLELPRETAEEIVRELREEINKLGSVNIESLEKLVEEETRFNELTHNFNESSEAKQILVKAIADIDKVIINRLVNIVNDVNPSFNEVFATMMGGGKAELYWTDPNDILESGIEIKAQPPGKNIANIKLFSGGEKSLIAISLLFGILKARPLPLCILDEVEAALDEANVVRYAEYLQELKAKTQFLVITHRHGTMSRVDALFGATMQNRGVTTMFSLELAEAKKLVKDEQKDISEVLKEQ, encoded by the coding sequence ATGAAATTAATTAGAGTTCAAGCACACGGATTTAAGTCATTTGCTGATCCAATTTCACTGACTTTTGACGGTGGTGTTGCTGGTATAGTTGGACCAAATGGTTCTGGTAAATCTAACATTAATGATGCCATTCGTTGAGTTCTTGGAGAAAGAAGTGCGAAAGAACTACGTGGTGATAAAATGGACGATGTTATATTCCAAGGTTCGCAAACCGCAAAACCGATGGATAGAGCCGAAGTTACTTTAACATTTGACAATAAAGACGGTAAAAATTCAATCCCACACGAAACATTCACTATATCTCGTGTTTTGGAAAGAGGCAGCGGAACTAATAAATATTATTTAAATGGTGAAGAGTGCCGTCAAAAAGATATTCTTGAAATAGCTATGGAATCTGGAATTGGTAAATCAAGTTTAGCAATTATTTCACAAGGTACAGTTTCAGATATAGCTCAATCAACACCTGAGCAAAGAAAGAGCATCTTTGAGGAAGCTGCCGGAGTTTCAAAATACAAGTTTAAGAAAAAAGAAGCAATTTCAAAACTAGAAAAAACTCAATCTAATTTAGATATTATTGAAGCAAAAATTAAAGAGATTGAAAGAACACTTATTCCACTTAGAAAACAAGCTGAAAAAGCAAAAATTTACATTGAAAAATCAGAAGAATTGAGAGATGTTGAAGTTGGCCTTCTTGTTGATAATATTCAGAGATTTGGCGACATATATGAAAAATTAAATATTGAACTAGAAGGTGTCGCTGAAAGCAAAAGTGATTTAGAAGAAAGAATCAAACAAACAGATTCAAAAATTGGCCAAAACCATTCATTTAAAATTGAATTGGAAAATGATATTGAGTCATTAAACAATGAATTAAAAGAAGTTGAGTCAAGATTAAAAAGCATCGAAATTGCTCTAAGTCAAGAAACAGCACGTGAAAAACTTATTGAGCAAGGTGAAATCGAAGTCAACAAAGAAGAAAGAATCAAAGCATTCAAAAAACTTGCAACAACCTATACAAGTGAAATTAAAAACATAGATAACCAAATTGAAGTGCTAAAAATTAGAATTCATGAAAATGCACAAGGCTTAAAAGAAACTGAAAACGAAATTTTAAAACTTAACACAGCTAAGTCGGCAAAAGAAACTGACTTAATTAAAGTTAAATCACGCTTAGACATTTTAAAACAACAAAAAGAAAATAACACAATGCTTTATAAAGGTACAAAAACCATCATTGAAAATAAAGCATACTTTGGAAAACCTTTAAAAGGCACTGTTGCTGACTTAATCAAAGTTGAACCTGAATACATTCGTGCTATTGATGCGGTTTTATCATCAGCTACTCAACACCTTGTTGTTGATAAATCAGAAACAGCTGTTAAAGCAGTTAACTTCTTAAAATCAAACGATGGTGGTAGAGCTACATTTATTCCACTAACCTCAATACAACCTAAATCAGTAAGAGATGACCATTTATTAGGTATTCAAGGACATATTGGTTTTGTTGCTGTTGCAGCAGATTTAGTAAATACTGAACCCGAATTTGATGTTCTTAAAAGATTTTTACTAGGTAACGTTATTGTTGCCAGTGACATTGACAATGCAAATAAAATTTCAAACATTTTAGAGCGTCGTTATATGATTGTTACTCTAGACGGGGATACAATTAGAGCCGGTGGTATTATTGTTGGTGGTGCTAAAGATAAATCAGAAAGCTTGCTTGGCTTTGATGAAAAAATCAAAGAATTCGAAAAAATTATTCCAGGTCTAAATGCTCAAATTCAATTATTATTAACAAAAATAAATGAAGCAAAAAATAAAAGAAGTCAAGCATATGAATTTGATACGAATTTAAAAGCCAAAATTTCTGCACTAGACAGTTCTCGTGCCACAAAAAGATCTGACCTAGACCAATTAGAAATTAAATTAGCTTCATTGAACGCAAAAATTGAAGAATTAGACCAAAATCAAATTGAAAAAGACGAAAAAGGTAGAAATGATTTTGCTTCTTTAAATACAAAGAAAGACACAATCGAAGCTACATTATTCGCCAAAAGACAAAGCTATAAAAAATTGATGTCAGAAATTGACCAATTGCAATTAACAAAAGATGATTACTCATCAACGCTTAATAATTTAATTCGCTCATTTGCTGACAAAATCACTGAAAAAGAACGCTCACAAATGAAAGTTGAAACCTCAAGAGAACGTTTAGCAAGTCAATATAAACTAACATTTGATGCAGCTGCCGATTCATACAAACTTGAATTACCTCGCGAAACAGCTGAAGAAATTGTTAGAGAACTAAGAGAAGAAATTAACAAACTTGGTTCAGTAAACATTGAATCACTTGAAAAACTTGTTGAAGAGGAAACCAGATTTAACGAATTAACTCATAATTTCAATGAATCAAGTGAAGCTAAACAAATTTTGGTTAAAGCTATTGCCGATATTGATAAAGTCATTATTAATAGACTTGTTAATATTGTAAATGATGTAAATCCTTCATTTAATGAAGTTTTTGCAACAATGATGGGTGGCGGAAAAGCTGAATTATACTGAACTGACCCAAATGATATTCTTGAATCAGGTATTGAAATTAAAGCTCAGCCTCCAGGGAAAAATATTGCTAACATTAAATTATTCTCGGGCGGTGAAAAATCACTTATTGCTATTTCATTGCTATTCGGTATACTAAAAGCTCGTCCTCTTCCATTGTGTATTCTTGACGAAGTTGAGGCTGCACTTGATGAAGCCAATGTTGTTAGATATGCTGAATATCTACAAGAATTAAAAGCAAAAACACAATTTTTAGTTATAACTCACCGTCACGGTACAATGTCAAGAGTTGATGCTCTTTTTGGGGCAACAATGCAAAATCGTGGTGTAACCACAATGTTTAGTCTTGAACTAGCTGAAGCTAAAAAACTTGTTAAAGATGAACAAAAAGATATTTCAGAAGTATTAAAAGAACAATAA
- the rnc gene encoding ribonuclease III, with translation MNKKYFEQFIEFLNKYSIRPKKISDYDAAFTHPSFVKSSKVKSFIPDYQRLEFLGDSVLQFLTSNHLFLNNKNIDAGQLTLMRAKLVSTENLYAISKQLNLSKYLKTGDGQTASQVINSKKVNADIFESFIGALYLDQGLQKVKTFLSETLFKTKIDLNSLKDPKTSFQEYMQAFSKMSVIYETIQQNSSFISKATHSGNVYGMGKGKNKQEAEENAAKDALAKLAANRKDEHEIN, from the coding sequence ATGAATAAAAAATACTTTGAACAATTTATTGAATTTTTAAATAAATACTCAATAAGACCTAAAAAAATATCTGATTATGATGCAGCTTTTACTCACCCTAGTTTTGTAAAATCTAGCAAAGTAAAAAGTTTTATACCTGATTATCAAAGATTAGAATTTTTAGGTGACTCTGTTTTGCAATTTTTAACCTCAAATCATCTCTTCTTGAATAATAAAAATATTGATGCAGGTCAATTAACACTGATGCGGGCAAAATTAGTATCAACTGAAAATTTGTATGCTATTTCAAAGCAATTAAACTTAAGTAAATATCTAAAAACTGGCGATGGCCAAACAGCGTCGCAAGTAATAAATTCAAAAAAAGTTAATGCCGATATTTTTGAATCATTTATTGGCGCATTGTACTTGGATCAAGGATTGCAAAAAGTTAAAACTTTTTTAAGTGAAACACTTTTTAAAACAAAAATCGATCTCAACTCATTGAAAGATCCCAAAACTTCGTTTCAAGAATATATGCAAGCATTCTCAAAAATGTCTGTAATTTATGAAACAATTCAACAAAATTCTTCTTTTATATCAAAAGCCACACATTCCGGCAATGTCTATGGAATGGGAAAAGGCAAAAATAAACAAGAAGCTGAAGAAAACGCTGCAAAAGATGCTCTTGCAAAACTAGCAGCAAATAGAAAGGATGAACATGAAATTAATTAG
- the plsX gene encoding phosphate acyltransferase PlsX, with protein sequence MDKKFTIAFDINGNDNGIFAAVSASYSFAKQNPNFKIILVGPEKEILETKVAGFVKKPENIEIINNNLISLNPENIRGSLHEPTSMNIAIDLVKDKKAHAVLSSGNSGLYLAANTFKLKRLPNTSRAAFMPIMPTIFGNKWLLLDVGANIETRSEYLVEWAIIANVFAKIMLKIENPRVSLINIGTEDNKGIETIRSAHQILKSTKDLNYIGFVEPREALNSICDVGVIDGYGGNLVLKSLEGAILSFKELLKNKISKSLVRKIGYLLAKNAFKDVAETLDYRNVGAAWVIGVDGVAIKSHGGSDQKAYIGALNQIKLGLENDVLNKFKLALNEKNE encoded by the coding sequence ATGGACAAAAAATTCACAATAGCATTTGACATTAATGGCAATGATAACGGTATATTTGCCGCAGTTTCAGCCTCTTATTCATTTGCAAAACAAAATCCAAATTTTAAGATTATTTTAGTTGGCCCTGAAAAGGAAATCTTAGAAACAAAAGTTGCTGGATTTGTTAAAAAACCAGAAAATATTGAAATAATTAATAATAATCTAATATCACTAAATCCTGAAAATATTCGCGGCTCTTTACACGAACCCACTTCGATGAATATTGCAATTGATTTGGTAAAAGACAAAAAAGCTCACGCTGTTTTGAGTTCTGGCAATAGCGGACTATATTTAGCGGCAAATACTTTTAAATTAAAACGTTTGCCTAATACTTCAAGAGCTGCTTTTATGCCAATTATGCCAACCATTTTCGGCAATAAATGACTACTTTTAGATGTTGGCGCAAACATTGAAACAAGATCAGAATACCTTGTTGAATGAGCAATTATTGCCAATGTTTTTGCTAAAATCATGTTGAAAATAGAAAATCCAAGAGTTAGTTTAATAAACATCGGAACCGAAGACAATAAAGGTATCGAAACAATAAGATCTGCTCACCAAATTCTTAAATCAACCAAAGACTTAAATTACATTGGTTTTGTTGAACCAAGAGAAGCTTTAAATTCGATTTGCGATGTCGGGGTTATAGATGGTTATGGCGGCAATTTAGTACTTAAAAGTCTAGAGGGAGCAATTTTAAGTTTTAAGGAATTGTTAAAAAACAAAATTTCTAAATCACTTGTTAGAAAAATTGGTTATCTTTTAGCCAAAAATGCATTTAAAGATGTAGCAGAAACCCTTGATTATCGGAATGTTGGTGCTGCTTGAGTAATTGGTGTTGACGGCGTGGCAATTAAATCGCACGGCGGAAGCGACCAAAAAGCCTATATTGGCGCGCTAAACCAAATTAAACTTGGTCTTGAAAATGATGTTTTAAACAAATTTAAATTGGCCCTTAACGAGAAAAATGAATAA
- a CDS encoding DAK2 domain-containing protein: MIKQIDGKIFYDLCLSGANNLMNNKNRIDALNVFPVPDGDTGTNMSSTVKAAIQGIDRNNDNLTEVANKFSKSMLFGARGNSGVILSQIFKGFAISFEGKKSVDIKGLLDGFKKATEKAYGSVLKPVEGTMLTVIRETTEELEKIVDNSTTFEVFFELAEKFARKACDNTPNKLKILREVGVTDSGGEGLYSIILGMNSYVKGEPVEIKEETAADTFIQTSEVYDGEFGYCTEFIIELAKVNDFKKDLFEKALNKQATSLVVVQDNEIVKVHGHTLKPGNLLNFGQRFGEFIKIKSENMSLQAEESRNKNVVLNENNEIEKECAIISCNLGSGIIAKMKELGCDAIIESGQTQNPSAQDIVDAISSVNSSNVFVLPNNSNIFLAAEQAAKIINDKNVYIIQTRTQMQGISAMIFFNGESSAEENLDLLNDAIKNVTTGEVTTAVRNTKIDNVKINEGEFIGIINGKITTCTPNYIETAKEIVKKTITNDHELVTIYYGNDISEEDANELQAFIESRYDVAVEIVNGAQPNYHFLISFE, translated from the coding sequence ATGATTAAACAAATAGATGGGAAGATATTTTATGATTTATGTCTTTCCGGTGCCAATAACTTAATGAATAATAAAAATCGAATTGATGCATTAAATGTTTTCCCTGTCCCTGATGGTGATACAGGTACAAATATGTCTTCAACCGTAAAAGCAGCAATTCAAGGAATAGATCGAAATAATGATAATTTAACTGAAGTTGCAAATAAATTTAGTAAAAGTATGCTTTTTGGTGCTCGCGGTAACTCTGGGGTTATTTTAAGCCAAATTTTTAAAGGTTTTGCAATATCATTCGAAGGCAAAAAGTCTGTAGACATCAAAGGTTTATTAGATGGATTTAAAAAAGCAACTGAAAAAGCATATGGTTCTGTTCTTAAACCGGTTGAAGGAACAATGCTAACAGTTATTAGAGAAACTACTGAAGAGCTTGAAAAAATCGTTGATAATTCAACAACATTTGAAGTATTTTTTGAGCTTGCTGAAAAATTCGCTCGTAAAGCTTGCGATAACACTCCAAATAAATTAAAGATTTTACGTGAAGTTGGAGTTACTGACTCAGGTGGAGAAGGTCTTTACTCAATAATTTTGGGAATGAACTCTTATGTAAAGGGTGAGCCAGTTGAAATTAAAGAAGAAACAGCTGCAGACACATTTATTCAAACAAGCGAAGTTTATGATGGTGAATTTGGCTATTGTACTGAATTTATAATCGAATTAGCAAAAGTAAATGATTTCAAAAAAGATTTATTTGAAAAAGCCTTAAACAAACAAGCAACAAGTTTAGTTGTTGTTCAAGACAATGAAATTGTTAAAGTGCATGGTCACACACTAAAACCAGGTAATTTATTGAACTTTGGTCAAAGATTTGGCGAATTTATCAAAATTAAATCTGAAAATATGAGCTTGCAAGCTGAGGAATCAAGAAATAAAAATGTTGTTCTTAACGAAAATAACGAAATTGAAAAAGAATGCGCAATTATTTCTTGCAACCTAGGGTCTGGAATTATTGCCAAAATGAAAGAATTAGGTTGCGATGCAATTATCGAAAGTGGACAAACACAAAATCCTTCAGCGCAAGATATTGTTGATGCCATTAGTTCAGTAAACTCAAGTAATGTTTTTGTTTTACCAAACAACTCAAATATTTTTCTAGCAGCCGAACAAGCAGCTAAGATAATAAATGATAAAAATGTTTATATTATTCAAACAAGAACTCAAATGCAAGGTATTTCCGCAATGATATTCTTCAATGGGGAATCAAGCGCAGAAGAAAACCTAGACCTGCTTAACGATGCAATTAAAAATGTTACAACCGGTGAAGTTACTACTGCTGTAAGAAACACCAAAATTGATAATGTAAAAATTAATGAAGGCGAATTTATTGGCATAATTAACGGAAAAATTACAACATGTACACCAAATTACATTGAAACAGCTAAAGAAATTGTTAAAAAAACAATTACTAACGACCATGAACTAGTAACAATTTACTATGGAAACGACATTTCTGAAGAAGATGCAAATGAATTGCAAGCATTTATTGAAAGTCGTTACGATGTAGCTGTTGAAATTGTCAATGGGGCCCAACCAAACTATCACTTCTTGATAAGTTTTGAATAA
- the recO gene encoding DNA repair protein RecO, translated as MAEQISKAIVLKIIDSSTNENDSFVDFFGKKGKFRLLAKGINKAASKNKANLLVGSVAEIEYFAARKYGSVGRLKKATTIQNIDYSSSANLNFVIHAVKILDSILGKSFDMFDKYCQTLKYLGEGINKRLLLFVLANSLFSFGIGPIINKCVECKNTQNLADFEFYKGGFLCNLHSTKTRWNKELKSIYYMFYDLEKFIKMINGEIVDKLIAEVLDHLQSNGIYIF; from the coding sequence ATGGCAGAGCAAATTTCAAAAGCGATTGTGCTTAAAATCATTGATTCGTCAACAAATGAAAATGATTCATTTGTAGACTTTTTTGGCAAAAAAGGCAAATTTAGACTGCTTGCAAAAGGCATTAATAAAGCTGCTTCAAAAAATAAAGCAAATTTATTAGTTGGCTCTGTTGCTGAAATTGAATATTTTGCTGCTCGTAAATACGGAAGTGTGGGCAGACTTAAAAAAGCAACTACAATTCAAAATATAGATTATTCAAGCTCAGCAAATTTAAATTTTGTAATTCATGCAGTTAAAATTTTAGATTCGATTTTGGGTAAAAGTTTTGATATGTTTGATAAATATTGCCAAACACTTAAATATTTAGGTGAAGGAATAAACAAAAGGCTTTTATTATTTGTGTTAGCTAATAGTTTGTTTAGTTTTGGTATTGGACCAATAATAAATAAATGTGTTGAGTGCAAAAACACTCAAAATCTTGCTGATTTTGAATTTTACAAGGGTGGCTTTTTGTGCAATCTTCATAGCACTAAAACAAGATGAAATAAGGAATTAAAGTCAATTTATTATATGTTTTATGACCTTGAAAAATTTATAAAAATGATTAATGGCGAGATTGTTGATAAATTGATTGCAGAAGTCCTTGACCATTTGCAATCAAATGGAATTTACATATTTTAG
- a CDS encoding DHH family phosphoesterase, with amino-acid sequence MKIGSTQVAIDAIKKHKNIVIFHHTRPDGDCLGSQHGLAQMIKDNFPEKNVYTVGDNLDSFEFMDYHFDPIESIDFTDSLGIMVDGSSSGRIVHGDLLLSDKFSAKLRIDHHPNGSDIEYDHLFVDADYVAAAEQVAHIAFDAKWKLSPKAAMHTFLGIITDSGRFLYPDTSPRTHKLVAFLEEEGKFDPSVIHRELGKRTLKDIKYVGHILSNFKKEGRVLYFIATKEVQEEFGFNELTAAMFVNELANIENNSCWVFFIEQGDGKIRCRLRSNGPLVNEVANIYNGGGHANASGCELHSKEQIPSILEQLNKAIEKWEEK; translated from the coding sequence TTGAAAATAGGTAGCACACAAGTAGCAATTGATGCTATAAAAAAACATAAAAATATAGTAATTTTTCATCATACACGTCCTGATGGGGATTGCCTAGGTTCTCAACACGGATTAGCACAAATGATTAAAGATAATTTTCCTGAAAAAAATGTTTATACAGTTGGTGACAATTTAGACAGTTTTGAATTTATGGACTATCATTTTGATCCAATTGAATCAATTGATTTTACCGATTCTTTAGGAATTATGGTTGATGGGTCAAGTTCAGGTAGAATTGTTCATGGTGATTTATTATTGAGTGATAAATTCAGTGCAAAATTAAGAATTGATCACCACCCAAATGGAAGCGACATTGAATATGATCACTTGTTTGTTGATGCAGATTATGTTGCAGCAGCTGAACAAGTAGCGCATATTGCTTTTGATGCAAAATGAAAACTTTCGCCAAAAGCGGCTATGCATACATTTTTAGGCATAATTACTGATAGTGGTAGATTTTTATACCCTGACACATCGCCTAGAACTCATAAATTGGTTGCATTTTTAGAAGAAGAAGGCAAATTTGATCCAAGTGTAATTCATAGAGAACTTGGAAAAAGAACTCTAAAAGACATTAAATATGTTGGCCACATTCTTTCGAATTTTAAAAAAGAGGGTAGAGTTCTTTATTTTATTGCTACAAAAGAAGTGCAAGAAGAGTTTGGTTTTAACGAATTAACTGCAGCAATGTTTGTAAACGAACTTGCTAATATTGAAAACAATTCTTGTTGAGTATTTTTTATTGAGCAAGGAGATGGAAAAATTCGTTGTAGACTACGTTCTAATGGGCCACTTGTTAACGAAGTTGCAAATATATACAATGGTGGCGGCCATGCTAATGCATCGGGCTGCGAATTGCATTCAAAAGAACAAATTCCATCAATTTTGGAACAATTAAATAAAGCAATTGAAAAATGGGAGGAAAAATAA